The following are from one region of the Sphingomonas sp. J315 genome:
- the sseA gene encoding 3-mercaptopyruvate sulfurtransferase — translation MDALVTPQWLEDALGAADLRILDATWFLPDAGRNARAEFETGHIPGAAFFDINAIADSTSPLPTMLPNAGQFATQLGALGVGTGDRIVLYDNAPHHTATRAWWMLRAFGIEAALLDGGFARWVKEERPVETGAANPAPATLAVTPDPARVRTRDQVLANIVSHAEQLVDARSAARFTGEEKETRPGLASGHIPGSANIPYSSFFNPDGTWKHPTSLRLAFEDEGVEVERPVIATCGSGISAAVIVFALHLLGHPAALYDGSWVEWGAHPDTPKATGAA, via the coding sequence ATGGACGCGCTGGTAACCCCGCAATGGCTGGAGGACGCGCTCGGCGCGGCCGACCTCAGGATCCTCGACGCGACATGGTTCCTGCCCGATGCGGGACGCAACGCGCGCGCGGAGTTTGAGACGGGGCATATCCCCGGCGCGGCGTTCTTCGACATCAACGCGATTGCGGACAGCACCAGCCCCCTCCCGACGATGCTCCCAAACGCCGGACAGTTCGCAACGCAGCTGGGCGCACTGGGCGTCGGAACGGGCGACCGGATCGTGCTGTACGACAATGCCCCCCACCATACCGCGACGCGCGCCTGGTGGATGCTGCGTGCGTTCGGGATCGAGGCGGCTTTGCTCGACGGCGGCTTTGCCCGCTGGGTGAAGGAAGAGCGTCCGGTCGAGACCGGCGCCGCCAACCCGGCCCCGGCAACACTTGCGGTCACCCCCGATCCGGCGCGGGTCCGCACGCGCGATCAGGTGCTGGCCAATATCGTCAGCCATGCCGAGCAACTGGTCGATGCCCGCTCTGCCGCCCGCTTCACCGGCGAAGAGAAGGAAACCCGGCCCGGCTTGGCCAGCGGCCATATTCCGGGCAGCGCCAACATCCCCTATTCATCCTTCTTCAACCCCGACGGGACGTGGAAGCACCCGACCAGCCTGAGGTTGGCGTTCGAGGATGAGGGGGTCGAGGTCGAGCGACCGGTGATCGCCACCTGCGGATCGGGGATCAGCGCGGCGGTGATCGTGTTCGCGCTCCATTTGCTCGGCCATCCCGCCGCGCTCTATGACGGCAGCTGGGTCGAATGGGGTGCGCATCCCGACACGCCCAAGGCGACGGGCGCGGCATGA
- the queF gene encoding preQ(1) synthase has product MTPKHLGQTSALPASPKEAVLDYVPNPRPGTDYLIRFAAPEFTSLCPITAAPDFAHLVIDYVPGETIVESKSLKLFLGSFRNHGAFHEDCTVGIGQRLFDEMQPKWLRIGGYWYPRGGIPIDVFWQSGEPPKGVWIPAQDVPGYRARG; this is encoded by the coding sequence ATGACTCCAAAGCATCTCGGCCAAACCAGCGCGCTTCCCGCTTCCCCCAAAGAGGCGGTGCTCGATTACGTCCCCAATCCGCGACCCGGCACCGATTATCTGATCCGCTTCGCCGCGCCCGAATTCACCTCGCTCTGCCCGATCACCGCCGCGCCTGATTTCGCGCATTTGGTGATCGATTATGTGCCGGGCGAGACGATCGTCGAATCCAAGTCGCTCAAGCTGTTCCTCGGCAGCTTCCGAAATCATGGCGCGTTCCATGAGGATTGCACCGTCGGCATCGGCCAGCGATTGTTCGACGAGATGCAGCCCAAATGGCTGCGCATCGGCGGATACTGGTATCCGCGCGGGGGCATTCCGATCGATGTCTTCTGGCAATCGGGGGAGCCGCCCAAGGGCGTGTGGATCCCGGCACAGGACGTCCCGGGCTACCGCGCGCGCGGGTGA
- a CDS encoding DUF1801 domain-containing protein, whose product MAEIKTKPTPVDVGAYLDAVDNPIRRDDAKTVCAMFERITGESPKMWGPSIIGFGSYHYKYDSGHEGDMCRLGFSPRKAELVLYVLTEDPGQPEKLARLGKHKTGKSCLYIKKLADVDMTVLEEITRDALAYMNAKYPN is encoded by the coding sequence GTGGCCGAGATCAAGACCAAGCCCACCCCCGTCGATGTCGGCGCATATCTCGACGCGGTCGACAATCCCATCCGCCGTGACGACGCAAAGACCGTCTGCGCGATGTTCGAACGGATCACCGGCGAGTCGCCGAAGATGTGGGGACCGTCGATCATCGGCTTCGGCAGCTATCACTATAAATATGACAGCGGGCACGAGGGCGACATGTGCCGACTCGGCTTTTCGCCGCGCAAGGCGGAACTGGTGCTCTATGTCCTGACCGAAGACCCCGGCCAGCCGGAGAAGCTGGCGCGGCTGGGCAAGCACAAGACCGGCAAGTCGTGCCTCTACATCAAGAAGCTGGCCGACGTGGACATGACCGTGCTGGAGGAGATCACCCGCGACGCGCTCGCCTATATGAACGCGAAATATCCGAATTGA
- a CDS encoding argininosuccinate synthase, which produces MADKINRVVLAYSGGLDTSVILKWLQQEYQCEVVTFTADLGQGEELEPARQKALNAGVKPEHIYIDDLREEFVRDFVFPMMRANALYEGLYLLGTSIARPLISKRLIEIAKEVNADAVSHGATGKGNDQVRFELSAYALNPDIKVIAPWREWDLTSRTKLIEFAEQHQIAVSKDKRGEAPFSTDANLLHTSSEGKVLEDPWDETPDYVYSRTVNPEDAPDTPEYITIDFEKGDGIALNGVAMSPATLLAALNDLGRKHGIGRLDLVENRFVGMKSRGMYETPGGTIYHLAHRGIESITLDRGAAHLKDEWAPRYAEMIYNGFWFAPEREMMQAAIDYSQQKVAGTVRLKLYKGGVYVVGRKSPYSLYSEKVVTFEDDQGAYDQRDAAGFIKLNALRLRLLGRRGQ; this is translated from the coding sequence ATGGCCGACAAGATCAATCGCGTGGTTCTCGCCTATTCGGGCGGTCTCGACACCAGCGTGATCCTGAAATGGCTGCAGCAGGAATATCAGTGCGAGGTGGTGACCTTCACCGCCGATCTGGGGCAAGGCGAAGAGCTGGAGCCCGCGCGGCAAAAGGCGCTGAATGCCGGGGTGAAGCCCGAGCACATCTATATCGATGATCTGCGCGAGGAGTTCGTCCGCGATTTCGTGTTCCCGATGATGCGCGCCAATGCGCTGTATGAGGGGCTGTACCTGCTCGGCACGTCGATCGCGCGCCCGCTGATCTCCAAGCGGCTGATCGAGATCGCCAAGGAAGTGAATGCCGATGCGGTCAGCCATGGCGCGACCGGCAAGGGCAATGATCAGGTCCGTTTCGAACTGTCGGCCTATGCGCTCAACCCGGATATCAAGGTCATCGCACCGTGGCGTGAATGGGACCTGACCAGCCGCACCAAGCTGATCGAGTTCGCCGAACAGCACCAGATTGCTGTGAGCAAGGACAAGCGCGGCGAAGCGCCGTTCTCGACCGACGCGAACCTGCTGCACACCTCGTCCGAGGGCAAGGTGCTCGAGGATCCGTGGGATGAAACCCCCGACTATGTCTATTCGCGCACGGTGAACCCGGAGGACGCGCCGGACACGCCCGAATATATCACGATCGATTTCGAGAAGGGCGATGGCATCGCGCTCAACGGCGTGGCGATGTCGCCCGCGACGCTGCTGGCGGCGCTCAACGATCTGGGGCGCAAGCATGGCATCGGCCGGCTCGATCTGGTCGAAAACCGCTTCGTCGGCATGAAGTCGCGCGGCATGTACGAGACGCCGGGCGGCACCATCTATCACCTCGCGCATCGCGGGATCGAGAGCATCACGCTCGACCGCGGCGCCGCACACCTCAAGGACGAATGGGCGCCGCGCTATGCCGAGATGATCTATAACGGCTTCTGGTTCGCGCCCGAGCGCGAGATGATGCAGGCGGCGATCGACTATTCGCAGCAAAAGGTCGCCGGGACCGTGCGGCTGAAGCTCTACAAGGGTGGCGTCTATGTCGTCGGGCGCAAGTCGCCTTACTCGCTCTACAGCGAAAAGGTCGTGACGTTCGAGGACGACCAGGGCGCCTATGACCAGCGGGACGCGGCGGGGTTCATCAAGCTCAACGCGCTGCGGCTGCGGTTGCTGGGGCGGCGGGGGCAGTAA
- a CDS encoding metallophosphoesterase: protein MGALRDPTVRTATIAMADWPKGQPPLRVALLSDLHVAGPDMPPERLARIVTQVNALRPDLVLIAGDLVSDKRVSTHRYAETEAVAPLGGLRARHGVVAVLGNHDHWRNTAGMRRALEANRVTVLSNSVTRRAGLILAGADDDFTGRADPAALIRAVAPLTGPVVTLSHSPDIVPDLPERFGLVLAGHTHCGQVALPLIGRPATMSRYGDRFACGLIREGARTIVVGAGLGTSVLPIRIGAPPDLWLIELTAPAAPATAAAAR from the coding sequence TTGGGGGCGCTGCGCGATCCCACCGTGCGCACCGCGACCATCGCGATGGCGGACTGGCCGAAGGGCCAGCCGCCGCTCCGCGTCGCGCTGCTCAGCGACCTGCATGTCGCGGGACCCGACATGCCGCCCGAACGGCTCGCCCGGATCGTGACTCAGGTAAACGCGCTCAGGCCCGACCTGGTGCTGATTGCGGGCGATCTGGTGAGCGACAAACGGGTGTCGACGCACCGCTATGCGGAGACTGAGGCCGTCGCCCCACTTGGCGGGCTGCGCGCGCGGCATGGCGTCGTCGCGGTGCTCGGCAATCACGATCATTGGCGCAACACCGCCGGGATGCGTCGCGCGCTGGAGGCGAACCGGGTCACCGTGTTGAGCAACAGCGTCACCCGCCGAGCCGGGCTGATCCTCGCCGGGGCGGACGACGACTTCACCGGCCGCGCCGATCCGGCGGCGCTGATCCGCGCCGTCGCGCCGCTCACGGGACCGGTGGTCACGCTCAGCCATTCGCCCGATATCGTCCCGGACCTACCCGAGCGCTTCGGGCTGGTGCTCGCCGGGCACACGCATTGTGGCCAGGTCGCGCTCCCGCTGATCGGGCGACCGGCGACGATGTCGCGCTATGGAGATCGCTTCGCCTGCGGGCTGATCCGGGAGGGCGCGCGAACCATCGTGGTCGGCGCGGGGCTTGGGACCAGCGTATTGCCGATCCGCATCGGCGCCCCGCCCGACCTGTGGTTGATCGAGCTTACTGCCCCCGCCGCCCCAGCAACCGCAGCCGCAGCGCGTTGA
- the metC gene encoding cystathionine beta-lyase, which yields MNNGEGKGDGTKVVGAGRRPEWTQGIVNPPVWRASTILYDNVAQLRAAAGRDTHHRLFYGRRGTPTQWSLAEALTELEPGAEATFLYPSGVAAVSAALLSVLSPGDELLLADSVYDPTRSFATGFLTRFGVTTRYYDPMIGGGIADLIGDNTRAIFMESPGSLTFEVQDVPAIVAAAKAHDVTTIIDNTWATPLLFPVMALGVDLSILACTKYVVGHSDVMLGSVTAAPSHWAKLRDTSFALGQTASPDDAWLGSRGLRTMAVRLKHHGAVALEIARWLETRPEVAQVLHPALPSCPGHDRFVRDFKGSAGLFSFVLKGGTEASRAALIDGLELFGIGYSWGGFESLAIPIDPQRHRSATKWEAAGLAVRLQIGLEDSADLIADLAAGLDRFRATT from the coding sequence ATGAACAATGGCGAGGGCAAGGGCGACGGGACGAAGGTCGTCGGCGCGGGACGGCGGCCCGAATGGACCCAGGGCATCGTCAACCCCCCGGTGTGGCGCGCGTCGACCATCCTCTACGACAATGTCGCGCAGCTGCGCGCGGCGGCGGGGCGCGACACCCACCACCGGCTGTTCTACGGCCGCCGCGGCACCCCGACGCAGTGGAGCCTCGCCGAAGCGCTGACGGAACTGGAGCCGGGGGCGGAGGCCACGTTCCTCTACCCTTCCGGTGTCGCCGCCGTCTCCGCCGCGCTGCTCAGCGTGCTGTCGCCCGGCGACGAGCTGCTGCTGGCGGACAGCGTCTATGACCCGACGCGCAGCTTCGCGACCGGCTTCCTGACGCGGTTCGGCGTGACCACACGCTATTACGACCCGATGATCGGCGGCGGCATCGCCGACCTCATCGGCGACAACACCCGCGCGATCTTCATGGAAAGCCCGGGCAGCCTGACCTTTGAGGTACAGGACGTCCCCGCCATCGTCGCTGCCGCCAAGGCGCACGACGTGACGACGATCATCGACAATACCTGGGCGACACCCTTGCTGTTCCCGGTGATGGCGCTGGGCGTCGACCTGTCGATCCTCGCCTGCACCAAGTATGTCGTCGGCCATAGCGACGTGATGCTGGGCAGCGTCACCGCCGCGCCGTCGCACTGGGCAAAGCTGCGCGACACCAGCTTCGCGCTGGGCCAGACCGCGAGCCCCGACGATGCCTGGCTGGGCTCGCGCGGCCTGCGCACCATGGCGGTGCGGCTCAAGCATCATGGCGCAGTGGCGCTGGAGATCGCGCGCTGGCTGGAGACGCGGCCCGAGGTGGCGCAGGTGCTGCACCCAGCCCTCCCCTCCTGCCCCGGCCACGACCGGTTCGTCCGCGACTTCAAGGGGTCGGCGGGACTGTTCAGCTTCGTTCTCAAGGGCGGGACCGAGGCGTCGCGCGCCGCGCTGATCGACGGGTTGGAGCTGTTCGGCATCGGCTATAGCTGGGGCGGATTCGAGAGCCTGGCCATCCCGATCGACCCGCAGCGCCACCGCAGCGCGACAAAGTGGGAGGCAGCGGGGCTGGCGGTGCGATTGCAGATCGGACTGGAGGATTCCGCCGACTTGATCGCCGACCTTGCCGCCGGGCTCGACCGGTTCCGGGCGACGACGTGA
- a CDS encoding GNAT family N-acetyltransferase, translated as MPETVSARIAEGVASIPATQWDACTGRTNPFLSHAFLSALEASESVGVAAGWQALPIVIEDADGVPAAIAPTYAKSHSQGEYVFDHAWADAYERAGGKYYPKIQVAVPFTPVPGPRLLLRDPALAPALIAGIRALTDNNRLSSAHVTFVDEGQLPLFEEAGWLVRAGTQFHWHNRDYADFDAFLAVLSSRKRKAIRKERERALDGLTIRHLTGGEITEAHWDAFWAFYQDTGSRKWGRPYLTRPFFSMLGAAMGDRVLLMFAERDGRPIAGALNLIGGDALYGRYWGCVEDVPFLHFELCYYQAIEAAIARGLSRVEAGAQGEHKLARGYVPVTTWSAHYIPDPGFRRAIEEYLVRERDAVAREQEFLGEMTPFKRGG; from the coding sequence GTGCCAGAGACTGTTTCAGCCCGCATCGCCGAAGGAGTCGCGTCGATCCCGGCGACGCAGTGGGACGCCTGTACGGGTCGCACCAACCCCTTCCTGTCGCACGCTTTCCTGTCGGCTTTGGAAGCATCGGAATCTGTCGGGGTCGCGGCGGGGTGGCAGGCGCTGCCGATCGTGATCGAGGACGCGGACGGCGTCCCCGCGGCCATCGCCCCGACCTATGCCAAGAGCCACAGCCAAGGCGAATATGTGTTCGATCACGCCTGGGCCGATGCCTACGAGCGCGCAGGCGGCAAATATTACCCCAAGATTCAGGTCGCGGTGCCCTTCACCCCCGTACCGGGCCCGCGCTTGTTGCTGCGCGATCCGGCGCTGGCCCCCGCGCTGATCGCGGGCATCCGCGCGTTGACCGACAATAACCGGCTGTCGTCGGCACACGTCACTTTTGTCGACGAGGGCCAGCTTCCGCTGTTCGAGGAAGCCGGGTGGCTGGTCCGGGCGGGGACGCAGTTTCACTGGCACAATCGCGATTATGCGGATTTCGACGCCTTCCTCGCCGTGCTGTCCTCACGCAAGCGCAAGGCGATCCGCAAGGAACGTGAGCGGGCGCTGGATGGCCTGACGATCCGCCACCTGACCGGCGGGGAGATCACCGAGGCGCATTGGGACGCCTTCTGGGCCTTCTATCAGGACACCGGCAGCCGCAAATGGGGCCGCCCCTATCTCACCCGCCCCTTCTTCTCGATGCTGGGCGCGGCGATGGGCGATCGGGTGCTGCTGATGTTCGCCGAACGCGACGGGCGGCCGATCGCGGGCGCGCTCAACCTGATCGGCGGCGATGCGCTGTACGGGCGGTACTGGGGCTGCGTCGAGGACGTACCGTTCCTCCACTTCGAGCTCTGCTATTATCAGGCGATCGAGGCGGCCATTGCGCGCGGCCTGTCACGAGTCGAGGCGGGGGCGCAGGGCGAACACAAGCTGGCGCGTGGCTATGTACCCGTTACGACCTGGTCGGCGCACTATATCCCCGACCCCGGTTTCCGCCGCGCGATCGAGGAGTATCTGGTGCGCGAGCGCGACGCGGTGGCGCGGGAACAGGAATTTCTGGGCGAAATGACGCCGTTCAAACGGGGCGGTTAG
- a CDS encoding glycosyltransferase family 4 protein, producing MTRTSPLPDRVDHIALVGNFLPRKCGLATFTTDCYQALRTRFPDMRVDVYAMDDRPGAYAFPPAVTATIPQDDRAAYLDAARAIDASGAQAIWVQHEYGIYGGSAGEHLIALLDRTGLPVIATLHTVLEAPNSDERRVMEALLRRAARVIVMAEKGRDILRRAHGVDPRKVVVIPHGVPDRAYVDPDSMKSRFGWDGRQVILTFGLLAPSKGIETVIEALPQVAAKHPDALYVILGATHPNLVAHEGEAYRDRLHALAAQLGVERHIAFVNAFVDQDELLDYLQAADIYATPYPNPAQITSGTLSYAVAMGKPVVSTPYVHATEILADNHGVLVPFGDSSAFAEAIGALLDDGDARAEMARRAYARGRTMIWPRIAEAVATLIDAVRDTRPPRLVVNPTSRATVLAGDFRAVERMSDATGMLQHSIYAVPDRRHGYCIDDNARALILMHRIDPIDASERDRWTSIYAAFVQFAWNPDARRFRNFMRSDRSWCEDEGSEDSNGRTLWALGVTAAEARDVKYRDWARVLFDQTASIAFDFGSPRARAFAMLGAAAMLDAHPGHALSRTLLERFGEELVSLLDAARRPEWEWFEIVLAYDNARLPEALIRAGRALDRPDFVACGLSTLSWIVGQQTSPEGRFRAVGTESFGRAYADPMPFDQQPLEAQATIDACAAAFDAKGEARWVDEAHRAYRWYLGQNDLDLPLASAADGGCFDGLTPHGLNRNQGAESILALQLANCAISALSRRAQFVADPGKAVA from the coding sequence ATGACGCGAACGTCGCCGTTGCCTGATCGGGTCGATCATATTGCGCTGGTCGGCAATTTCCTGCCCCGCAAGTGCGGGCTCGCGACCTTCACGACGGATTGTTACCAGGCGCTGCGTACGCGCTTCCCGGATATGCGGGTCGATGTCTACGCAATGGACGACAGGCCCGGGGCCTATGCCTTCCCACCCGCCGTCACTGCGACGATCCCGCAGGACGACCGTGCCGCCTATCTCGACGCTGCGCGCGCCATCGATGCCTCGGGCGCGCAGGCGATCTGGGTCCAGCATGAATATGGCATCTATGGCGGATCGGCGGGCGAGCATCTGATCGCGCTGCTCGACCGCACCGGCCTTCCTGTTATCGCGACGCTGCACACGGTGCTCGAAGCGCCCAATTCCGACGAGCGCCGGGTGATGGAAGCGCTGCTGCGTCGCGCCGCGCGCGTGATCGTGATGGCGGAGAAGGGGCGCGACATTCTTCGCCGCGCGCATGGCGTCGATCCGCGCAAAGTCGTGGTGATCCCCCACGGGGTGCCAGACCGCGCTTATGTCGATCCCGATTCAATGAAGAGCCGCTTCGGCTGGGACGGGCGCCAGGTCATCCTGACGTTCGGCCTGCTCGCCCCCAGCAAGGGGATCGAGACGGTGATCGAGGCGCTCCCGCAAGTCGCGGCGAAGCATCCTGACGCGCTCTATGTGATTCTCGGCGCGACCCACCCCAATCTGGTGGCGCATGAGGGCGAGGCGTATCGCGACCGGCTCCATGCGCTGGCCGCGCAATTGGGGGTCGAACGGCACATCGCCTTCGTCAACGCCTTTGTCGACCAGGACGAACTGCTCGATTATCTTCAGGCGGCGGACATTTACGCGACGCCCTATCCCAACCCGGCGCAGATCACGTCGGGGACGCTGTCCTATGCCGTGGCGATGGGCAAGCCGGTGGTGTCGACCCCCTATGTCCATGCCACAGAGATCCTCGCCGACAATCATGGTGTGCTGGTCCCGTTCGGCGACAGCAGCGCGTTCGCGGAAGCGATCGGTGCACTGCTCGACGACGGCGATGCGCGCGCGGAAATGGCGCGCCGCGCCTATGCGCGCGGGCGGACGATGATCTGGCCGCGGATCGCGGAGGCAGTAGCGACCCTGATCGATGCGGTGCGAGACACGCGCCCGCCGCGCCTTGTGGTGAATCCGACGTCGCGCGCGACCGTGCTGGCGGGCGATTTCCGCGCGGTCGAGCGGATGAGCGATGCGACGGGGATGCTCCAGCATTCGATCTATGCCGTGCCCGACCGGCGTCACGGCTACTGCATCGACGACAATGCCCGCGCGCTGATCCTGATGCATCGCATCGACCCGATCGACGCGAGCGAGCGCGACCGCTGGACCAGCATCTATGCCGCGTTCGTGCAATTTGCGTGGAACCCCGATGCACGCCGCTTCCGCAATTTCATGCGATCCGACCGCAGCTGGTGCGAGGACGAGGGATCGGAGGATTCGAACGGTCGCACGCTGTGGGCGCTTGGCGTCACCGCTGCTGAGGCGCGCGACGTCAAATATCGCGACTGGGCGCGGGTGCTGTTCGACCAGACCGCGTCGATCGCGTTCGATTTCGGCAGCCCGCGCGCCCGCGCCTTTGCGATGCTGGGTGCCGCCGCGATGCTTGACGCGCATCCGGGGCATGCATTGTCGCGGACGCTGCTCGAACGCTTTGGCGAAGAGCTGGTCAGCCTGCTCGACGCCGCGCGCCGGCCCGAATGGGAATGGTTCGAGATCGTCCTCGCCTATGACAATGCCCGACTCCCTGAGGCGCTGATCCGTGCCGGACGCGCGCTCGACCGACCCGATTTCGTTGCGTGCGGCCTGTCGACGCTGAGCTGGATCGTCGGGCAGCAGACCTCGCCCGAGGGGCGCTTCCGCGCGGTTGGCACGGAGAGCTTCGGGCGCGCCTATGCCGATCCGATGCCATTCGACCAGCAGCCGCTGGAGGCACAGGCGACGATCGATGCCTGCGCCGCTGCGTTCGACGCGAAGGGTGAAGCGCGCTGGGTGGATGAGGCGCATCGCGCCTATCGCTGGTATCTCGGTCAGAACGACCTCGACCTGCCGCTCGCCAGCGCTGCGGATGGCGGCTGTTTCGATGGGCTGACCCCGCACGGGCTCAACCGCAACCAAGGTGCCGAATCGATCCTGGCACTCCAACTGGCGAATTGCGCCATTTCCGCCCTTTCGCGTCGCGCGCAATTCGTGGCAGACCCGGGAAAAGCCGTCGCTTAG
- a CDS encoding DUF853 domain-containing protein, translating into MSDESDLFIGLGGGERQALVLKRANRHGLVAGATGTGKTVTLQGLAESFSRAGVPVFAADVKGDLSGMAMAGSPTAKTHEPFTKRAVEIGYTDWQYAAAPVQFWDLFGEQGHPVRTTVSEMGPLLLGRLLGLNDTQEGVLAIAFQVADDDELLLLDLDDLQAMLAACSERADELSARYGNVAKTSVGAIQRQLLQLRSQGGEHFFGEPALSIQDFIKTDDNGHGVVNILAADKLMASPRLYATFLLWLLSELFESLPEVGDPDKPKLVFFFDEAHLLFEEAPKALLDKVEQVVRLIRSKGVGVYFVTQNPIDIPEDVAGQLGNRVQHALRAFTPREQKAIRAAAETFRANPDLNVETAITELKVGEALVSVLMADGAPSPVQRTLIKPPRGRVGPVTPEERKILIETDLVGAKYDALVDRESAEELLTAKATEASAAAAEAKAQDAAEKAALAQAKEEARAAKEAERQRLAAQREADRQSRLEEAAKRKAEREAANNPWNRAVKSATQSASTAAGRAVAGEVSKAIFGKKSGVGASVVGGIVRGILGGLFKGR; encoded by the coding sequence ATGTCGGACGAGAGCGATCTGTTCATTGGTCTGGGCGGGGGCGAACGTCAGGCGCTGGTCCTCAAGCGCGCCAACCGGCATGGCCTTGTCGCGGGCGCGACCGGCACCGGCAAGACGGTCACGCTTCAGGGCCTCGCCGAAAGCTTCAGCCGCGCAGGCGTTCCGGTGTTTGCCGCGGATGTAAAGGGCGATCTTTCGGGTATGGCGATGGCCGGATCGCCGACCGCGAAGACCCACGAGCCGTTCACCAAGCGCGCCGTGGAAATCGGCTATACCGACTGGCAATATGCCGCAGCGCCAGTGCAATTCTGGGATCTGTTCGGCGAGCAGGGGCACCCCGTCCGCACCACGGTCTCCGAAATGGGGCCGCTGCTGCTCGGGCGGCTGCTCGGGCTCAACGACACGCAGGAAGGCGTGCTCGCCATCGCTTTTCAGGTCGCGGACGATGACGAGTTGTTGTTGCTCGACCTCGACGACCTTCAGGCAATGCTCGCCGCATGCAGCGAGCGGGCGGATGAACTGAGCGCGCGCTACGGCAATGTCGCCAAAACCAGCGTCGGCGCGATCCAGCGGCAATTACTCCAGCTGCGCAGCCAGGGCGGCGAACATTTCTTCGGCGAACCGGCACTGTCGATTCAGGATTTCATCAAGACCGACGACAATGGCCATGGCGTGGTCAACATCCTCGCCGCCGACAAGCTGATGGCCTCGCCCCGGCTCTACGCCACCTTCCTGCTGTGGCTGCTGTCCGAGCTGTTCGAATCGCTCCCCGAGGTCGGCGATCCCGACAAGCCCAAGCTCGTCTTCTTCTTCGACGAGGCGCACCTGCTGTTCGAGGAGGCACCAAAGGCGCTGCTCGACAAGGTCGAACAGGTCGTTCGCCTGATCCGGTCGAAGGGCGTCGGCGTCTATTTCGTGACCCAGAACCCGATCGACATCCCCGAGGACGTCGCCGGCCAGCTCGGCAACCGCGTCCAGCACGCGCTGCGCGCCTTCACCCCGCGCGAGCAGAAGGCGATTCGGGCCGCCGCTGAAACCTTCCGCGCCAACCCCGACCTCAATGTCGAAACCGCGATCACCGAACTCAAGGTCGGTGAGGCGCTGGTGTCGGTGCTGATGGCCGACGGCGCGCCCTCTCCGGTCCAGCGAACGCTGATCAAGCCGCCACGCGGTCGCGTCGGGCCGGTCACGCCGGAGGAGCGCAAGATCCTGATCGAGACCGATCTGGTCGGCGCGAAATATGACGCACTGGTCGACCGCGAGTCCGCCGAAGAACTGCTGACCGCCAAGGCGACCGAAGCCTCCGCCGCCGCTGCCGAAGCCAAGGCGCAGGACGCGGCCGAAAAGGCTGCGCTCGCCCAAGCCAAGGAAGAGGCACGCGCCGCCAAGGAAGCGGAGCGCCAGCGCCTCGCTGCACAGCGCGAAGCCGACCGTCAGTCGCGGCTGGAGGAAGCGGCGAAACGCAAGGCCGAGCGCGAGGCCGCGAACAATCCATGGAATCGCGCAGTCAAATCCGCGACCCAGTCCGCCTCGACTGCCGCCGGTCGCGCAGTCGCGGGCGAGGTATCAAAGGCGATCTTCGGCAAGAAATCCGGCGTCGGCGCCAGCGTCGTCGGCGGGATCGTGCGCGGGATTCTCGGCGGCTTGTTCAAGGGGCGGTGA